Proteins from a genomic interval of Phalacrocorax aristotelis chromosome 3, bGulAri2.1, whole genome shotgun sequence:
- the TTL gene encoding tubulin--tyrosine ligase → MYTFVVRDEGSSVYAEVSRLLLASGQWRRLRRDNPRFNLMLGERNRLPFGRLGHEPGLVQLVNYYRGADKLCRKASLVKLIKTSPELSESCTWFPESYVIYPTNLKTPVAPAQNGIRHLINNTRTDEREVFLAAYNRRREGKEGNVWIAKSSAGAKGEGILISSEAAELLDFIDEQGQVHVIQKYLEKPLLLEPGHRKFDIRSWVLVDHQYNIYLYREGVLRTSSEPYNSANFQDKTCHLTNHCIQKEYSKNYGRYEEGNEMFFEEFNQYLMDALNTTLENSILLQIKHIIRSCLMCIEPAISTKHLHYQSFQLFGFDFMVDEELKVWLIEVNGAPACAQKLYAELCQGIVDVAISSVFPLNDTGQKTSQPSSIFIKL, encoded by the exons atGTACACCTTCGTGGTGCGGGACGAGGGCAGCAGCGTGTACGCCGAGGTGagccggctcctgctggccagcGGGCAGTGGCGGCGCCTCCGGAGGGACAATCCCCGCTTCAACCTGATGCTGGGCGAGAGGAACCGGCTCCCCTTCGGCAGGCTGG GCCATGAACCCGGACTTGTGCAGCTGGTGAATTACTACAGGGGAGCAGACAAGCTGTGCCGCAAAGCATCTCTGGTGAA GCTAATCAAGACAAGCCCTGAACTATCGGAGTCCTGCACATGGTTCCCCGAGTCGTATGTGATTTACCCAACAAACTTGAAGACCCCCGTGGCTCCAGCACAGAATGGAATTCGCCATCTCATAAACAACACAAGGACAGATGAGCGGGAAGTCTTCTTGGCAGCTTACAACAGGCGGCGGGAAGGCAAAGAAGGCAACGTATGGATTGCCAAGTCCTCAGCGGGTGCCAAAG gggaagggaTCCTGATTTCTTCAGAGGCTGCAGAGCTCCTGGACTTCATCGACGAGCAGGGACAAGTGCATGTGATTCAGAAATACCTGGAGAAGCCTCTGCTTTTAGAGCCAGGGCATCGTAAGTTTGACATCAG GAGCTGGGTTCTCGTGGATCATCAATATAATATCTACCTCTACAGAGAGGGTGTCCTGCGGACCTCTTCCGAACCATATAACAGTGCTAATTTCCAGGACAAAACCTGCCACTTGACCAATCACTGCATTCAGAAGGAATATTCCAAAAACTACGGGCGGTATGAGGAAGGGAATGAAATGTTCTTCGAGGAGTTCAACCAGTATCTGATGGATGCCCTGAACACAACGCTTGAGAACAGCATCTTACTGCAAATCAAACACATAATAAG AAGCTGCCTTATGTGTATAGAGCCTGCAATCAGCACAAAGCATCTGCACTACCAGAGCTTCCAGCTCTTTGGCTTTGACTTCATGGTGGATGAGGAGCTGAAGGTCTGGCTGATAGAAGTCAATGGGGCCCCGGCATGTGCCCA GAAGCTGTATGCAGAGCTCTGCCAAGGAATCGTGGATGTAGCCATCTCTAGCGTTTTCCCCCTCAATGACACTGGCCAGAAGACGAGCCAGCCATCATCGATCTTTATCAAGCTGTGA